The genomic window GGCCTGCCCGAGAGCCGTGGTGGCATCGACGAGGACGAGGTGGGGCAGAGGGCTGCTGAGCAGGGGTGAGGGGTCCAACCCCAGCACATGGACCCGGTGCGGCAGCAGCTCCAGCGCGGGCAGCACGAGCAGTGGCGCGTCCGGGGCGCCACCAGGGGTGAGCAGTGCCAACTCGGCCACCGGGCAAGGATAGTCGAGCAGGTCAGACATCACGACGGACCGCGGGTTGCTGGTCCGGTTGCGCGCGCGGATGGCACGATTGCGGTGTGTCCGCTGCCCGCAGAGCCCTGGTCCCGCCCTCGGTCGAGGTCGCGGCTCTGGTGTCGTGCGCAGCACTGGTGGTGGCCCTCACCGCCCTGGCCCGGCCCACCGTGCTCGCCGTGGCCCTGTGGATCGGCGCCCTGGTCGTGGCCTGGGGTTGGGCCGGCATGCTCGCGCTGCCGAGCCCCCGCGGCACCGCGGTGGTCCTGGTCACCGGGTCGCTGGCGCTGGTCCTGAGCGCGGCGCTGGACCGACAGGCACCGTGGCTGGACTGGGTGCCCGGGGCCCTGGCGCTCTCGGTGATCGCTGCCTTCCTGCACCAGCTTCTCCGGGTGGACGGACGGCCCCGGATCGTGGAGTCGGTGAGTGCCGTCATCCTGGCCCTGGGCCTGGTGACCTGCGGCGTGCTGATGGTGCCGCTGACGCACAGCGACCAGGGCGCTGCCCTGGTGGCAGCCACCCTCGCCGGTGCGGCGGCCAGCTCGGTGAGCGACACGCTGGGCCGGTGGCCCGCGATCCGGGCGTGGCTGGTGCCAGCGGCCCTGGTCACGGGTGGCGCGGCGAGCGCGCTGGTGGCGGTCCTGCTCGACCAGCCTTGGAGCATCTTCCTGCTCTCCGGTGTGCTCGCCGGCGCGGTCAGCCACGCGGTGCGCAGCGTCCTGCGTGACCTGCCGACCATGGCGCACGCCCGGCCACGCCTGGTCATGGCGGTCTCGTCCGTGCTGGTGACCGGACCGGTGGCGTATGCCGTGGCGCTGGCCCTGCTGCCCGAAGTGGTGCTGCGGTGAGTCCCGACAGGAGGGACCGGCCGGTCCGCGAGGCGCGCACCACGAGCGGCCGCGCCGTCAATCCGTCTGGGCTGACCCCGGGCTACTTCGCCGGGGTCATGGCCACCGGCATCGTCTCCGTGGGCGCAGAGCTGAAGGGGTTCACCCAGCTGGCCCAGGGGCTGTTCTGGCTGAGCGTGGCTTTCTATGTCGTGCTCGTCGTGCTCAACGTGTGGCGCTTCATCGCCTATCGCCACCACCTGGAGGACGACTTCCGGGACCCGGCCCGCGCCTTCGGCTTCTTCACCTTCATCGCCGCGACCAACGTGCTGGGCGCAGCGCTGGTCGGCACCGGCTACTACGGCATCGCCTCGGTCCTGCTGACCGTCTCGGTGATCACCTGGCTGGTCCTGGGCTACATCATCCCGTGGACCGCCGTGCTGGGGAGCGAGCGTCGCCCGATGCTGGACACGGCCAACGGCACCTGGTTCATCTGGGTGGTCGCCAGCCAGTCGATCGCCGTCGTGGCGGCCGGCCTCGAGCCGGTCTATGAGAGCCTGCGCCAACAGCTGGCGATCCTGGCGGTCTTCGCCTGGTCGGTGGGGGTGATCCTGTATGCCGCGTGCGCGGTCTTCGTGGCGCTGCGGGTGATGCTCTATCCACTCGAGCCCAAGCACCTCGACCCGCCCTACTGGGTGGCCATGGGAGCGGTGGCGATCACGGTGGTGGCCGGGGCGCGCATCGTGGAGATGAAGGATGCCCCGATGATCGACGTGACCCGCGACCTGGTCGCTGGCATGTCGGTCGTCTTCTGGGCCTTCGCGACCTGGCTGATCCCGGTACTCGTCGCTGCAGGGATCTGGCGCCACTGGCTGCGGCGGATCCCGCTCGTCTATCAGCCGACCCTGTGGAGCATGGTCTTCCCGCTGGGGATGTACTCCGTCGCCGGCATCTATCTCGGTGCGGCCAACCGGCTGCCGCTCGTGGAGACGGTCGGGGCCACCTGGTTCTGGGTCGCGCTGCTCGCCTGGGCGCTGGTGGGCCTCGGCATGGTGCGCGACCTGGCCCGCAAGCTCGGCCGCAGCACCGCCGGCTGACGCACCCCCACCCGGGTCCGACCCCGAGCCGCCCCGACTCGCCGGCCCACGCCATACGATGGGCTGTGTGGCCTTTGAACTTGACCCGAACCTGCCCACCGAGCTCGCGCCCCTGGCGTGGTTGATCGGCCGTTGGGAGGGCGCCGGCGTGGTCGGCTACCCGACCATCGACTCGCACAACTTCGGGCAGGAGGTCGTCGTCAGTCATGACGGCCGTCCGTTCCTGCGCTGGGAGTCGCAGTCCTGGATCCTGGACGAGGACGGCAACAAGGTGCGTCCCGGAGCGACCGAGCTCGGCTTCTGGCGGCCGCTGCCGAACGGCGAGGTGGAGTTCCTGCTCACCCACCCGACCGGCATCGTGGAGATGTATTTCGGCAGCACCAGCCCGGCCAAGATCGAGGTGCGCACCGACAGCGTCGTGCGCAGCCCGCACGCCAAGGAGTACACCGCCGCGCACCGGCTCTATGGCCTGGTCAACTCCAACCTGATGTGGGTGATGGACATGGCCGCCATGGGCCAGCCGCTGACCAGCCACATCTCGGCTGAGCTCAAGCGCGTCGGCTGAGCAGGCTCAGCCCCCGAAGCCGCTGCGCGGGGAGACCTCGTCGCTGTAGTCCTCCATCGTGTCCGACTGGAGGTGCTCACGCAGGGTGTCCAGCTGAGCGTTGTGCGGGATGACGATCGACCCGGCCAGGTCGTCGCTGCCGATGCCGCTCCACGGCGCGGTCACGAAGTGGATGTCGTCCCCGCGCAGGTTGCGCAGGGCCCAGCCCAGGTCTCGCATGTCGCTGACCTTGAGGGCGTCGTCGACGGTGAGGTTGGCGGTGGCCGCATCGACCACGTTGGCCAGCCGGGCCGGGTTGGTGAAGGTCTCCCGGGTCAGCACGTTGAGCATGACGGCCTTGATGAACTCCTGCTGACGCTGGCCACGTGAGATGTCTCCCTGGCTCAGGTTGTAACGCTCACGGACGAAGCGCAGTCCGGTCTCGCCGTCCATGTGGGTCATGCCGACCTCGAAGCCCGGGCTGGCCTCGCGGACGTTGACGTCCACGCCGCCGACCGAGTCGGTCAACGCCTGGAAGCTCTCGAAGTCGGTGACCGCCACGTGGTCGACCGGCACCCCGATCAGTGGCTGCAGAGTCTCCACCAGCAGGGGAGCCCCGCCGAAGGCGTAGGAGGCGTTGAGCTTGTTCTTGCGCTCCGAGCCGGGAATCTGCACGAAGTAGTCGCGCGGGAAGTGGATCAGGTCGACCCTGTCGCGCTCGTCGGAGATGTGCATCAGCACCATCACGTCGGAGCGGCCCCGGTCGCTGGAGGTGTCCCGGCTGTCGCTGCCGATGACCAGGATGTTCATGGCGTCGCCGGCCGACACGGGGCGCTCAGGCGCGCTAGGAGTCACCTCGCTGTCCTCGCCGCGGATCGGCGAGTCCGGCAGCAGCTGGGCGTGGGTGACGTTGTTGCTGACCTTCCAGTTGAGGAAAGCCACATAGCCGGCCACGACACCGACCCCCAGGAGAGCCACGGTGACCAGGGACACGATCGCGATGCGCAGCCCACGCCGCTTGCGGCGAGCCGGAGGGGTCACCTCCTCCTCGGCATACCCATCATCAGCACCGGCGCCACCGAAGAAGTCGTCGTCCTCGGTCGACCCCGGCGGCTCTCCCTCATAGCGCCCTGGCATGGGGCGATAGTACGTGCTCAGGCTGGGGGGATACCGTGCCAAGGGTGACTCACGTGACCAGCACACCCGACAGCAGCACACCGGACCGCCCGGCCCGGGTGCCCAGCCCGCTCCTAGGGCGCCCCGGAGCCGTCGAGGGCTCTGGCGCCGACGCCGGCGTGGCCGCACACTACGGCGACCCGCACCGCGAGCAGCGTCTCCTGGCTGAGGGGCTGGCGGTCGTGGACCTCTCGCACCTGGCAGTGCTGACCGTCACCGGCCCGGACCGGCTCAGCTGGCTGCACTCCCTGACCAGCCAGGCCCTGACCAACCTGGCTCCTCGCACCTCCACGGAGTCCTTGATCCTCTCGCCGAAGGGCCATATCGAGCACGCCCTCGAGGTGGTCGACGACGGTGCCACGACCTGGTTGGTGACCGAGCGCGACACTGCTCCCGCTGCGCAGGCCTGGCTCGAGTCGATGCGCTTCATGCTGCGGGTCGAGGTCGCGGACCGCACCGACGACTTCGCCGTCGTGGGCGAGTCGGTCGCCAGGGAGGGCGCCGAGGGTGAGCCGATCGCCTGGGTCGACCACTGGCCGGGACCGATCGGCGACACCGCGCTCTATGGCCCGGCAGAGGGCCACCCGGGCGCCAACCGTCCGTGGCGCCACGTCCTGGTCCCTCGCGAGGAGCTGGTGGACTATGTGGGGGAGCAGTCCCTGTCAGGCACCTGGGCGGCCGAGGCGCTGCGGGTCGCGGCCTGGCGCCCCAGGGTCGGTGCCGAGACCGACCACCGCACGATCGCGCACGAGCTGGACCTGCTGCGCACCGGGGTGCACCTGCACAAGGGCTGCTATCGGGGGCAGGAGACCATCGCCCGCGTGCACAACCTCGGCCGACCCCCACGGCGCCTGGTCTTCCTGCACCTCGACGGCTCGGGGCACGTCCTGCCCGAGCCCGGTGACGAGCTGCGCCTGGGCGACAAGGTCGTGGGCCGGCTGACCACGGTGGCCCGGCACTACGAGGACGGCCCGATCGCGCTCGCGGTGGTCAAACGCAACACCGACCCCGCGGCCGTGCTCACCTCCGGCCCGACCAGCGCGGCACAGACGGTGGTCGTCGCTCCCTGACGGTTCTCGACCACGGCCTCCCGGGGCAGGTGGGGCCGTGGTCACCTGAAAGGATGCGGGCATGGCCGCAACGACGCTGATCACGGTCGCGCCCACCGGTGCCGAGACCGCCAAGTCCGACTTCCCGCAGCTGCCGACCACGCTCGAGGAGCTCGTCGAGACCGCTCTGGCGTGTCAGGAGGTCGGGGCCGGGCTGATCCACGTGCACGTGCGCGGCGCCGACCACAGGCCGACGCTCGACGCGGTCCGCCTCAGGGACACCGTCCAGGCGCTGCGGGAACAGACCGACCTGGTCGTCCAGCTCTCCACCGGTGGGTCGGTGCACGATCCGCTGGAGCAACGGCTGACGGTCCTCGAGGCGGAGCCCGACTCCTGCAGCCTGACCTGCGGCACGACCAACTTCGGTGACGACGTCTTCCTCAACCCCTATCCCTTCATGAGCCAGCTCTACACCCAGGCGCAGGAGCGCGAGGTCGTCCCGGAGTTCGAGCTGTTCGACCTGGGGCACGTGCACGCGCTGCGGCGGCTGATCGATGAGCACGGGCTGCCCTACGGCGGCAAGGTCCACGTCGACTTCGTCACCAACGTGCCCGGCGGCATGCCCGGCACGGTCGCGGCGCTGACCGCGGGGTTGCAGGCGCTGCCGGAGGAGGTCACCAGCTGGTCGGCCACCGGCATCGGGCGGGCCCACCTGCCGATCGCCGCAGCAGCGCTGGCCGCGGGAGGCCACCTGCGCGTCGGCATGGAGGACAACCTGATGATGGCCCGCGGCCAGCAGGTCCAGCACAACCGCGAGCTGGTCGCGCGCGTCGCTGAGCTGGCCACCCTGATGCAGCGGCCACCGATGTCCACCGACGACGCCCGAGCCCTGCTCGGCGTGAAGGAGCGACGCCGACGCTGACGAGCAGGCACTGCCCGGGCGGGCCGCACCGGTGCGCCAAGTGCTGGTGTGACGAAGGACTCACCGCTAAGCGCTAGCTCAGTTTGCATTCTGCTTGCAATTGCAAGCACAATAGAGGCATGAGTCGCCTACCCGTCCCTGACCTGGGGTCCTACCTGCGTGAGCAGCGTGAGGCCGCCCAGATGTCAGTGCGTCAGGTGGCCAAGGCGGCAGGCATCAGCAACCCCTACCTCAGCCAGATCGAGCGGGGTCTGCGCAAGCCGAGCGCAGAGATCCTGCAGCAGCTCGCCAAGGGCCTGCGGATCTCGGCGGAGCAGCTCTATGTCCGCGCCGGGATCCTGGACGATCGCGCAGCGGGCGAGCGGGCCCAGGTGCCCCAGGACGTGACTGTCGCGATCCTGGCTGACGCGCGGCTCAACGACCGTCAGCGTCGGGTGCTGCTCGATGTCTATCGCTCGTTCGTCGGCGACGCTGCCGACGAGTCCGACGATCAGCCGGCGCCGCTGGCAGCTAACTGATCACGCCTATGACTACCGGCGCCGACCGCGACCGGAACTGACCACAACACACGAGGAGTTCACATGAACGCCATCCAGAAGATCCAGAGGGACGCCGTCAAGGCCGCCGGCTCCGTGACCGGCGAGGCCGCCAAGCGCGTCGACGAGGTGACCGTCGAGGTCTCCAAGCAGTCCGCGGCTGCCCGCGCAGAGGCCACCCGCGTCGTCACCGACGCGACCCCGCTCTATGCCGCCGTCGGCCTGACCGACACGGTCGTCGAGCGCGCTCGCGAGACCGTCAACGAGACCGTCGCCAGGGCTGGCAAGGTCGGCAAGGCGCTGACCCCCAAGGCGATCAGCAAGGCCGTCACCAAGCGGGCCAACGAGGTCACCAAGAAGGCCGAGGCGCTCCCGGGCGATGCCCGCAGCAACGTCACCGATGGCCTGGGCAAGGTCCAGGACGGCTATCAGGAGCTGGCCGAGCGTGGCCACGACCTGGTCGAGCGCGTCAAGGGCCAGAAGGCCACCAAGGACCTGACCAAGCAGGTCACCACCGTTGTCGAGCAGGGCCGTCAGTTCCTGGGCACCGCGTCCAAGGGCGTCACCAACACCCGCAGCACAGCCAAGGCCACCGTAACCCAGAGCCGTCGTCAGGCGGCCGGTGTCGTGGCCGACGTCGTGGCCGGTGAGGACGTCACCGTCGCCAAGAAGCCGGCGGCTCGCAAGGCCGTCACCAAGCCCGCAGCGAAGAAGTCCGTGAGCAAGGCTGCCGCGACCACGGGCGCCACCACCAAGAGCGCCAAGGCTGCCAGCAAGAGCAAGGCCACCAAGTCCGCCCCGAAGGCGACGGCCACCAAGGCTGCTCCGAAGGCGACGGCCACGAAGGCCAAGAGCACCACCAAGGCTGCTCCCAAGTCGACCTCCAGCACCAAGAGCACCACCACGGCTGCTCCCAAGTCGACGTCCAGCACCAAGAGCACCACCACGGCTGCTCCGAAGTCGACCTCCAGCACCAAGAGCACCACCACGGCTGCTCCGAAGTCGACCTCCAGCACCAAGAGCACCACCACGGCTGCTCCGAAGTCGACCTCCAGCACCAAGAGCACCACCGCGGCTGCTCCGAAGTCGACCTCCAGCACCAAGAGCACCACCGCGGCTGCTCCGAAGTCGACCT from Ornithinimicrobium cryptoxanthini includes these protein-coding regions:
- a CDS encoding tellurite resistance/C4-dicarboxylate transporter family protein: MSPDRRDRPVREARTTSGRAVNPSGLTPGYFAGVMATGIVSVGAELKGFTQLAQGLFWLSVAFYVVLVVLNVWRFIAYRHHLEDDFRDPARAFGFFTFIAATNVLGAALVGTGYYGIASVLLTVSVITWLVLGYIIPWTAVLGSERRPMLDTANGTWFIWVVASQSIAVVAAGLEPVYESLRQQLAILAVFAWSVGVILYAACAVFVALRVMLYPLEPKHLDPPYWVAMGAVAITVVAGARIVEMKDAPMIDVTRDLVAGMSVVFWAFATWLIPVLVAAGIWRHWLRRIPLVYQPTLWSMVFPLGMYSVAGIYLGAANRLPLVETVGATWFWVALLAWALVGLGMVRDLARKLGRSTAG
- a CDS encoding FABP family protein — protein: MAFELDPNLPTELAPLAWLIGRWEGAGVVGYPTIDSHNFGQEVVVSHDGRPFLRWESQSWILDEDGNKVRPGATELGFWRPLPNGEVEFLLTHPTGIVEMYFGSTSPAKIEVRTDSVVRSPHAKEYTAAHRLYGLVNSNLMWVMDMAAMGQPLTSHISAELKRVG
- a CDS encoding LCP family protein → MPGRYEGEPPGSTEDDDFFGGAGADDGYAEEEVTPPARRKRRGLRIAIVSLVTVALLGVGVVAGYVAFLNWKVSNNVTHAQLLPDSPIRGEDSEVTPSAPERPVSAGDAMNILVIGSDSRDTSSDRGRSDVMVLMHISDERDRVDLIHFPRDYFVQIPGSERKNKLNASYAFGGAPLLVETLQPLIGVPVDHVAVTDFESFQALTDSVGGVDVNVREASPGFEVGMTHMDGETGLRFVRERYNLSQGDISRGQRQQEFIKAVMLNVLTRETFTNPARLANVVDAATANLTVDDALKVSDMRDLGWALRNLRGDDIHFVTAPWSGIGSDDLAGSIVIPHNAQLDTLREHLQSDTMEDYSDEVSPRSGFGG
- a CDS encoding YgfZ/GcvT domain-containing protein, whose amino-acid sequence is MTSTPDSSTPDRPARVPSPLLGRPGAVEGSGADAGVAAHYGDPHREQRLLAEGLAVVDLSHLAVLTVTGPDRLSWLHSLTSQALTNLAPRTSTESLILSPKGHIEHALEVVDDGATTWLVTERDTAPAAQAWLESMRFMLRVEVADRTDDFAVVGESVAREGAEGEPIAWVDHWPGPIGDTALYGPAEGHPGANRPWRHVLVPREELVDYVGEQSLSGTWAAEALRVAAWRPRVGAETDHRTIAHELDLLRTGVHLHKGCYRGQETIARVHNLGRPPRRLVFLHLDGSGHVLPEPGDELRLGDKVVGRLTTVARHYEDGPIALAVVKRNTDPAAVLTSGPTSAAQTVVVAP
- a CDS encoding 3-keto-5-aminohexanoate cleavage protein; its protein translation is MAATTLITVAPTGAETAKSDFPQLPTTLEELVETALACQEVGAGLIHVHVRGADHRPTLDAVRLRDTVQALREQTDLVVQLSTGGSVHDPLEQRLTVLEAEPDSCSLTCGTTNFGDDVFLNPYPFMSQLYTQAQEREVVPEFELFDLGHVHALRRLIDEHGLPYGGKVHVDFVTNVPGGMPGTVAALTAGLQALPEEVTSWSATGIGRAHLPIAAAALAAGGHLRVGMEDNLMMARGQQVQHNRELVARVAELATLMQRPPMSTDDARALLGVKERRRR
- a CDS encoding helix-turn-helix domain-containing protein, with protein sequence MSRLPVPDLGSYLREQREAAQMSVRQVAKAAGISNPYLSQIERGLRKPSAEILQQLAKGLRISAEQLYVRAGILDDRAAGERAQVPQDVTVAILADARLNDRQRRVLLDVYRSFVGDAADESDDQPAPLAAN